The genomic DNA CCCTTCGACGATCGTCGCCTTGATGCGGAAGACTTGTTTCGATCGCTCCTCGGGCGTCTGGATGTTGCTGGGGGTGAATTCGGCTCGCCGCGCGATGAAGCTGATCTCGCACGCGAACCGCTCGTCAGGAAAACTGTCGACGCTCATCGGCAACCGCTGGCCGACCTGAAGGTCCAGATGGTTTTCGGGGACGTAGGCGCGGACCCACAAGTTGGTGTTGTCCATCAACGACATCACCGGTCCGCTGGCACTAACGAGGTCGCCCGGTTGCAGCTCCAACGCCTCGACCACGCCGGCGACCGGGCTGCGGATCACCAGTTCGTCCAGCCGCTGGCCGATGGCATCGAGCGTGGCTTGAGCTGCATCGCGGGCGGCGGCAGCTTGCCGGACCAATTCGTTGCGATAGCCGTTTTTCATCAGCTCCCACGCGGCCTCCGCTTCGGCCAGCTTCGCCTTGGCTTCGTCCAGTTCCTCCTGCCGCGTACCCGCTTCCAGCAATTGCAGTTCGTTGTTGCGGACTGTCAGGTTGGCCCGAGCCGACTTCATCTTCTCGTCCGCCTCTTCGTACTCTTGCTGCGAGACGGCGTTGCTGTCGCGGAGATTGCTGGCTCGATCAAGGGTACGTTGGGCGAGCGTCAGTTCGACTTCCGCCGCTTGTTGGCGGCCCTTGGCGGCGGCGATCTCTTCCGGTCGCGGGCCGTTGGTCAGCTTTTCCAGTTGAGCTGCGATCTGGTCGACGCGCGCCTTGGCTTGGCGGATCTCTTCGGGCTGGTATCCGGCGGCC from Rosistilla oblonga includes the following:
- a CDS encoding HlyD family secretion protein, coding for MIKRIAPLALLTAVLIGVLAYSQRATGPLKVSGFIEADEIRIGSRVGGRVAAVLVEEGATVSKGQELVRLEPFDLIESQREAAAQLAARQADLDRLAAGYQPEEIRQAKARVDQIAAQLEKLTNGPRPEEIAAAKGRQQAAEVELTLAQRTLDRASNLRDSNAVSQQEYEEADEKMKSARANLTVRNNELQLLEAGTRQEELDEAKAKLAEAEAAWELMKNGYRNELVRQAAAARDAAQATLDAIGQRLDELVIRSPVAGVVEALELQPGDLVSASGPVMSLMDNTNLWVRAYVPENHLDLQVGQRLPMSVDSFPDERFACEISFIARRAEFTPSNIQTPEERSKQVFRIKATIVEGLDRLRPGMSADLWLGEIEQPSAKNADE